TCCGTCCGCTCCTTGCAGGCTGGTTTTGCGACCCCTCACGCACTTGCTCCCGCATCGGAAGGTCTGCGGATCGCGGCGCTCTTTAAAGACCTTGAGGATTCTTTCATCAATCGGGAGCGCAGCGCGACTCACATCTCAGGCCGCGGCCTCACAATGAATTCCATCCTTTACGAGCGCGCCATGGACGACATTCAGTCGTTCGTGAACGCGGTCTTGCCCGAGGGGATCACCGCAGAGTTGACAGGGGTCGTCCCGCTGATCGCTTCAATGGACAGATACCTCCTCGTGACCTTCATGAAGAGTTTTGCAATGGCCTTGCTGATTATCGGCGTGATCATGTCATTAAACTTCCGGTCGATCCGCTTCGGACTGCTCAGCATGATACCGAATGCGATCCCCATCGTTGCCGTTCTCGGCCTCATGGGGTTCTTGGCGATCGACCTCAGTCCGGCGACGGTGACAGTCGCCTCCGTTTCCCTCGGCCTTGTTGTGGACGACACTATTCATTACATGCATCGATACTTCCGTTATCTGGAGAACGGAAGTGCGCCTTCGGCGGCAGCCGCCATGGCCACAGCCACGGTGGGCGCCCCCGCGATTTACACTACATTGGTATTGGGGGCCGGCTTCATTGTGATGGTTGTTTCCGACTTTGGGCCGACCAGGCTTTTCGGGCTTCTTTCGGTTTTCAGCATAATGCTCGCCCTGCTATGCGATCTGTTTCTGCTGCCCGTACTGCTGGTGAGGTTTACGCCGGTGACGCCTCTGGAGCCGAAACCCGCTCTGGTAGTCAGCACGCATGCGTTGGAGGAATATCAGGATGCTTCTTGAGGAAGGCGTTACTTTCATGAGGGATTGGTTTCATTTGCGAGGCAGACTTTATTACGATGAGAGCCTCATTCCCACACGGGCCGTACTCCTCTGTTCTCCGCACCCCCATCTGGGAGGGGACATGGAGAACAACGTGATTGTCCATATTGCGCGCACCCTCAGTGCGCACGGATGCGCAGTCATGACTTTCGATTATGCGGGAGTCGGCAACAGCGACGGCCCCTGGACAGATGAAATGGAGCAATTTGAGTTCTGGGAGTCGATCATGGATTCCGAGGACTACGGAATTGTGGTCCCCGATGCCGAGGCGGCCTTCGATCACCTGCTGAAGTGTCTGCCGTCACAGCCGCACGTTGTTTTGGTCGGCGGATATTCGTTCGGGGCTGTCACGGCTCTCCGCGTTGCCTGTTCACGAAAGGTGGACGGAGCCTTCGGGATATCGCCGCCGGTCGGCGAGTATGACCTGAGTTTCGTTGAGTCAATCGAGTGCCCGAAATACTTCATTTCATCCGATCAGGACCTTGCGTGCGATATAGGTGAAATAAAAGCGTTCTGCGAGCGGATCAATTCGAGCGAGAGGCTTTCGATCATACCCGGTGGGGATCATTTCTTCGTGGGACAGGAATTCCGCCTCTGTTCGGTTCTCATGGATCATCTGAAGCCGCATTTTGGCCTCAGCCCCGCTTAGATGCCGGAATCGACCGGGATTCACACCCTCAGATTCAGCGACTCGATCTTGTTATACATGGTCTTGAGGCTGATGCCCAAAGTCTTGGCGGCCTGGCTCTTGTTGCCGCCGTGGTGGCGGAGGACGCGAAGAATGTGCCGCCTCTCGATCTCGCTGAGCGGCAGCGTTTCCAGTTCCCCGTCATCTTCACCCGATTGCTCCGGGGTCAAGGCCAGGTCTTCAGGCCTTATCTGAGGGCCGTCCGATAACAGGCACGCCCTCTCGATCACGTTCTTCAATTCACGGACGTTTCCCGGCCAATGATGACGTTTGAGCACCTGAATCGTTTCGGGGAGCAACGTTTTCTTTTCAGCTTGATAGGCCGTCTGATTCAGGAAATGTTCGGCGAGGAGGGGGATGTCGGCGGGCCGCTCCCTCAGCGGCGGCATCTCGATAGTCACTACGTTCAGTCTGAATAGAAGGTCTTCGCGAAATCGATTCTGCTGCACTCTTTCCGTCAGGTTCTGGTTTGTGGCCGAAATGACGCGGACATTCACCCTGTGAACAGTATTGCTTCCAACCCGCCGGATTTCGCCCGATTGCAGCACTCTCAACAGGCTTACTTGCACTGATGAGCTTGTTTCAGAAACCTCATCCAGCATAAGAGTACCGCCGTCGGCGGCCTCGAAGAGACCGGGCTTGCTTTGCACCGCCCCGGTAAAAGCCCCCTTCTCATGGCCGAACAGCTCGCTCGCCAGCAGTTGCTCCTGCAGCAACCCGCAGTTGACGGCCAAAAAGGCCTGGTCATGCCGGCGACTTCTGGTATGGATCATCCTGGCGATCAGCTCCTTCCCCGTACCGCTCTCTCCTTGAAGCAATACCGGTGCGTCCGACGGCGCGATCTTATCGACCACGCTCAGCACATCGTTAATTGCTTTCGATTTCCCAATGAACGTCTCGGACCAGCGGGGGGACACAAGATCGCGAAGCACAATGTTCTGCGTGTGCATGACCTTTTTTTCATACGCTTTTTGCAGGACGATTTCAAGCTTCTTGAGCTTACAGGGCTTCGTGAGGAAATCGTAAGCTCCCAGTTTCATCGCCTCGGTGGCGCGGTCGATCGTGCCGTGCCCGGTCAGCATGATTATCTCTGAAAGGCTTCCCATTTTCTTGACAGCTTCAAGAACCTGCATGCCGTCCATTTCGTTCATCTTGATGTCGAGGAGTATGACATCAAACTCTCTGTTTCGCAGCTCGGCCAGGGCACCGCTGCCGCTCATCCGCGTGACGACCCGATGGCCGATCCGTTCGAGTTCACCCCCCAGCAAATTGCAGATTTGTGGATCGTCGTCGACGAGAAGAATTTCTATGGGCGTTTTTGCATTTTCCATGGTCGTCCGTTATCTGTCCGGCAGCCTGATCGACACGCTTGTCCCTCGGTCCTTCCCCGGGCTGCTGACCCTTATTTCCCCTTTGTGTTTTTGTATGATTCCATAGCAGACGGCCAGGCCGAGGCCAGTGCCGCGCCCGACGGGTTTCGTCGTATAGAACGGTTCAAAAATATTATTCAGATTCTCGGGCAGTATTCCTTTTCCGTTATCAACTATTTCTGTCACAACCGAATCCCTTTCCTTGAGAACAGACACCTCGATCCTGCCTCCGTCGGGAACGGCGTCCAGCGAGTTACACAGGACATTGAAGACGACCTGTTTCAGGCGAATCGCATCGCCGATCAGATATGCCTTATCTCGGTGCAGGTTTTTCTGTATGACCACTCTTTTCTTCTTCAGTCTGAAGTCGAGCAGTTCCAGCGTAGAGGTGACGACTTCGTTCATGTCGCATAATTCCCTGTCGGTATCGCTCTCCCGCGAGAAATCGAGCAGTCCTTGTGTGATGGCCTTGCAACGGTACACTTCGGCCAGAATTGTCTTGAGATAGCGGCATACTTCATCCTTCTGAGCATATGAGTTCAACTGATTGGCGGCAGCCTCCGCAGCGTACGCTACGCCGGAAAGGGGATTGTTGATCTCGTGCGCAATGCCGGCCGCCAGCGTGCCGATGGCCGCCAGCTTGCTCGATTGAAGGAGTTGTTGCTCCATTATCCTTTTTTCCGTTACATCTTTGATGTATTCAATCACCATTTCCGGAGGTCGGCCATTCTGGGAAAGGGGAAATGTACGGATTTCCACTTGCAGCTTTTGCCCGTGGATGTGCCATATCATTTCAGCGGCGCTGCTCTGTCCTGTATTGAAGGTTTGCGCCGCCGGGCATCGCTCGCAGATCGTATCGCGCCCGGCGCATGTCTTATAGCAGTGGGATTGCGGCGCGTCTTCCGAAAGACGGATCAAATTTCGCAGGCCTGAATTTGTGTTTACAACCTTGAACTGCCGGTCGATTACTGATATGCCGTCCGTTATTCCATTGAAAAGCTGCTGCAAATGTTCGTTTGCCTTCTTCAGTTCCTCGGTCCGCTCCTGAACAAGGTCTTCCAGTTTCTCATACAGTTCCTTTAGATTCATCGCCATCGTCTGAAGCGACCGATCCAGGTCTCCGATCTCATCCCTTGAAGAGACGGTTTTGGGATAATCAAAATTTCCCTTTCCTATCTGAGCAGAGCGATTTCTCAAATCGATTATGGGAGTTGCAATCGATTTCGAGAACACGATGCTGCAGGCAAGCCCGACCAGCAACATACCCGCGACACTGAACATCAGGATGCGATCTGAAAGTTGTTCTTCTCTGCGCGCGATTCCGATCGATCGCTCAAGTTCGTCCTGGGCGGTTGAGCGAAATTGCTTCAGGTCCTCTATCACTGTT
This genomic interval from Candidatus Abyssobacteria bacterium SURF_5 contains the following:
- a CDS encoding sigma-54-dependent Fis family transcriptional regulator; the protein is MENAKTPIEILLVDDDPQICNLLGGELERIGHRVVTRMSGSGALAELRNREFDVILLDIKMNEMDGMQVLEAVKKMGSLSEIIMLTGHGTIDRATEAMKLGAYDFLTKPCKLKKLEIVLQKAYEKKVMHTQNIVLRDLVSPRWSETFIGKSKAINDVLSVVDKIAPSDAPVLLQGESGTGKELIARMIHTRSRRHDQAFLAVNCGLLQEQLLASELFGHEKGAFTGAVQSKPGLFEAADGGTLMLDEVSETSSSVQVSLLRVLQSGEIRRVGSNTVHRVNVRVISATNQNLTERVQQNRFREDLLFRLNVVTIEMPPLRERPADIPLLAEHFLNQTAYQAEKKTLLPETIQVLKRHHWPGNVRELKNVIERACLLSDGPQIRPEDLALTPEQSGEDDGELETLPLSEIERRHILRVLRHHGGNKSQAAKTLGISLKTMYNKIESLNLRV
- a CDS encoding HAMP domain-containing protein, translating into MKLTIRTKLLLGFLILMLLLVAGYVVAEYRLDKVKRANAKIREEWTEIRLVNEIQLSIDGCVKDLAGYFISGDDNERGMLLRKVRSTVQQVEQLEQLQVVREEEIREEKLHREQELAWINSFKKDFSEIESVLEEILTLEDLRANERAIHLFQELTEQSQTVIEDLKQFRSTAQDELERSIGIARREEQLSDRILMFSVAGMLLVGLACSIVFSKSIATPIIDLRNRSAQIGKGNFDYPKTVSSRDEIGDLDRSLQTMAMNLKELYEKLEDLVQERTEELKKANEHLQQLFNGITDGISVIDRQFKVVNTNSGLRNLIRLSEDAPQSHCYKTCAGRDTICERCPAAQTFNTGQSSAAEMIWHIHGQKLQVEIRTFPLSQNGRPPEMVIEYIKDVTEKRIMEQQLLQSSKLAAIGTLAAGIAHEINNPLSGVAYAAEAAANQLNSYAQKDEVCRYLKTILAEVYRCKAITQGLLDFSRESDTDRELCDMNEVVTSTLELLDFRLKKKRVVIQKNLHRDKAYLIGDAIRLKQVVFNVLCNSLDAVPDGGRIEVSVLKERDSVVTEIVDNGKGILPENLNNIFEPFYTTKPVGRGTGLGLAVCYGIIQKHKGEIRVSSPGKDRGTSVSIRLPDR